Proteins encoded in a region of the Halioglobus maricola genome:
- a CDS encoding ABC transporter ATP-binding protein, with protein sequence MSETSVDWPVVKRFLNHFKPYKTQVLIGLALIPVSVAFSILFPWLIMQVIDQQLVPGVYDGLMWWTLGLVLVLIGNYLADAIFNYSLQSAAQHAIRDIRAEMFDRVLHFPRRYFDKTPMGVTLTRLTSDLEAISESFTQGLLSMVRDVLITVALLVFLAIISWKLTLVLILIGPVIYYITELLRRRLRDAYLKSRVVLSQGTGYLQESLSGIKTVQLYNAEQEVLSRYQTYTRGFYKAQSKSNLYDSALYSIIEGITTVSMGLIIWYGSREILAATISVGVLVGFINTLDKIFVPIRDFTSQMASIQRAFAAFDHIEEIFQQDSEHVSTQGEHLSVSELGVLDSFETLVFDEVRFRYTETGPWVLNDVSFRLGKGDRIALVGSTGSGKSTILRLLTKTYDNYHGSIKLNGIELSRIPKAEAGKFFSLMQQEVFLFNESIEFNIGLSREGIDRADVVEAARYVYADHFIDDLPGGYAFELQGNGANLSAGQAQLIAFARAIAGGSEVVMLDEATSSVDSVTEQLIQKAIDHVFMEKTVIAIAHRLSTIQHSDQILVLDKGEIIERGSHGELMRQQGFYANLVEELET encoded by the coding sequence ATGAGTGAGACATCTGTCGACTGGCCCGTCGTGAAACGTTTCCTGAATCACTTCAAGCCCTATAAAACACAGGTGTTGATCGGCCTTGCCCTGATTCCTGTCTCCGTGGCCTTCAGTATTCTATTTCCCTGGCTGATCATGCAGGTCATCGATCAACAGCTGGTGCCGGGTGTTTACGATGGGCTCATGTGGTGGACCCTGGGCCTGGTGCTTGTGCTGATCGGCAACTATCTGGCTGACGCGATATTTAATTACTCACTGCAGTCTGCGGCGCAGCACGCGATCAGAGATATCCGGGCAGAAATGTTTGATCGAGTTCTGCACTTCCCTCGCCGGTATTTTGACAAGACGCCTATGGGCGTCACCCTGACTCGCTTGACCAGCGATCTGGAAGCGATCAGTGAGTCTTTTACTCAAGGCTTGCTCAGCATGGTCAGGGATGTACTGATAACGGTCGCGCTGCTTGTTTTCCTGGCGATCATAAGCTGGAAACTCACCCTGGTACTGATCCTGATTGGCCCTGTCATTTACTACATTACAGAGCTCCTCCGGCGAAGGCTGCGCGACGCCTACCTGAAATCTCGCGTCGTCTTGTCCCAGGGTACTGGCTATCTGCAGGAGTCGCTCAGCGGCATTAAAACGGTGCAGCTGTATAACGCCGAGCAGGAGGTGCTCTCCCGCTACCAGACCTATACCCGCGGTTTTTATAAAGCTCAGTCCAAGTCAAATCTGTATGATTCCGCGCTGTACTCAATCATTGAGGGTATTACCACCGTCAGTATGGGGCTGATCATCTGGTACGGTTCCCGGGAAATCCTCGCCGCGACAATATCCGTCGGTGTGCTTGTTGGTTTTATCAACACCCTGGACAAGATTTTTGTTCCTATTCGCGATTTCACTTCCCAGATGGCATCTATTCAGCGGGCATTTGCGGCCTTTGACCATATCGAGGAAATATTTCAGCAGGACAGCGAGCATGTCAGCACGCAAGGCGAACACCTTTCGGTATCAGAGCTCGGGGTGCTAGACAGCTTTGAGACACTGGTTTTTGACGAGGTCAGGTTTCGCTACACCGAGACAGGCCCCTGGGTGCTGAATGACGTGTCCTTTCGCCTTGGAAAAGGTGACAGAATTGCACTCGTGGGCAGTACAGGCTCAGGCAAATCGACCATCCTCCGCCTGCTAACCAAGACTTACGACAACTATCATGGGTCGATCAAACTCAACGGTATTGAGTTGAGCAGGATTCCCAAGGCCGAGGCCGGGAAGTTCTTTTCGCTGATGCAGCAAGAAGTCTTCCTGTTTAACGAGAGTATTGAATTCAATATTGGCTTGTCCCGGGAAGGTATCGACAGGGCGGACGTTGTTGAGGCTGCGCGCTATGTCTACGCTGATCACTTTATAGATGATCTTCCAGGTGGCTACGCATTTGAGCTGCAGGGCAATGGCGCTAACCTGTCAGCAGGTCAGGCTCAGCTCATTGCTTTCGCCAGGGCGATAGCCGGCGGGAGTGAAGTAGTTATGTTAGATGAGGCTACCAGCTCGGTGGACTCTGTGACTGAGCAGCTCATTCAGAAAGCCATCGACCATGTATTTATGGAAAAAACGGTTATCGCAATAGCTCATCGCCTCAGCACAATTCAGCATTCAGATCAGATACTGGTGCTCGACAAAGGCGAGATTATCGAGCGCGGATCCCACGGCGAACTAATGCGACAGCAAGGGTTCTATGCCAATCTTGTAGAGGAACTTGAAACCTAG
- a CDS encoding Na(+)/H(+) antiporter subunit D has protein sequence MPEVLSPALIMVVAALAIGPARGHLRTAIVLFAPLLTLWAVWQVPDGVQDTVRFLSYDIEPVEGSPLRRLFATIFSLMAFVGGLFAFRAAKWHELAAAFLYAAGAIGVSFAGDLISLFIYWELMALFSTVVVWSGGTPASRAAGIRYAILHLLGGVILKVGIEGVVVSTGSIQITPMLAQDFNSWMILCGILINAAAPPLSAWLADAYPESSPTGSVFLSAFTTKTAVLALMLLFPGEPVLIGIGLFMVVYGIIYALLENDIRRILAYSVVNQVGFMVCAIGIGTTMALNGAAAHAFAHIIYKALLFMSAGVVIYRTGKNRCTELGGLFRTMPLTTICCIIGALSISSFPLTSGFTTKSMISQAAADESLVWVYMLLTAASAGVFLHAGIKFPWFVFFQKDSGLRPKDAPWNMALAMIIFSALCLLLGIFPEWLYRFLPYPVDYVAYSPGKVVFYLQLLLFSGLAFFLLLPLMKRTETISLDVDWLWRRGVPAALQRLAVMVQPVKEIGEVVGSAGQRLLRHLTANYLGQPETADSEERALFARSWPIGTTALWIAILLTGYVLIHYILPG, from the coding sequence ATGCCTGAAGTATTGTCACCCGCGCTAATCATGGTGGTGGCGGCCCTGGCCATCGGCCCGGCTCGCGGGCACCTGCGCACTGCCATCGTACTGTTCGCGCCGCTACTGACCCTGTGGGCCGTATGGCAGGTACCTGATGGCGTGCAGGATACGGTGCGATTCCTGTCCTACGATATCGAGCCAGTAGAAGGCAGCCCACTCAGGCGACTCTTTGCTACCATCTTCTCGCTCATGGCTTTCGTGGGCGGCCTCTTCGCTTTTCGCGCAGCGAAATGGCATGAGTTGGCTGCGGCATTTTTGTACGCCGCCGGCGCCATCGGTGTCAGTTTTGCCGGTGATCTGATTTCCCTCTTTATTTATTGGGAACTCATGGCCCTGTTCTCCACAGTCGTGGTGTGGAGTGGTGGCACGCCCGCATCTCGCGCGGCCGGCATTCGCTACGCAATCCTGCATTTGCTCGGTGGAGTGATATTGAAGGTAGGTATCGAAGGCGTTGTGGTGAGTACAGGCTCTATCCAGATTACACCCATGCTGGCACAGGACTTCAACAGCTGGATGATTCTCTGTGGCATCCTCATCAACGCTGCAGCGCCGCCCCTCTCCGCCTGGTTGGCAGATGCCTATCCGGAATCCAGTCCCACCGGTTCTGTATTCCTTTCCGCCTTCACCACGAAGACCGCAGTGCTGGCGCTGATGCTTTTGTTCCCCGGGGAACCAGTGTTGATTGGTATCGGCCTGTTTATGGTGGTGTACGGGATTATCTATGCCCTGCTGGAAAATGATATCCGCCGTATTCTGGCCTACTCGGTCGTGAACCAGGTAGGGTTCATGGTCTGCGCCATTGGTATCGGAACCACCATGGCGCTGAACGGTGCGGCTGCGCATGCCTTTGCCCATATCATCTACAAAGCGCTGCTGTTTATGAGTGCCGGGGTGGTCATCTACCGCACTGGCAAAAACCGCTGCACCGAGTTGGGCGGACTGTTCCGCACGATGCCTCTTACTACGATCTGTTGCATCATCGGCGCCCTATCGATTTCAAGTTTCCCACTGACCTCGGGCTTTACCACCAAGAGCATGATTTCCCAGGCTGCCGCTGACGAGAGTCTGGTGTGGGTTTACATGCTGCTTACGGCTGCCTCTGCTGGCGTATTCCTTCACGCGGGGATCAAGTTCCCCTGGTTTGTATTCTTCCAGAAAGACTCAGGCCTGAGGCCCAAAGACGCGCCATGGAATATGGCGCTGGCCATGATTATTTTCTCTGCGCTTTGTCTGCTGCTCGGCATCTTTCCTGAGTGGCTATACCGCTTCCTGCCCTACCCGGTTGACTATGTGGCTTACTCGCCGGGTAAAGTCGTCTTCTACTTGCAACTGCTGCTGTTCTCCGGGCTGGCCTTCTTCCTGCTGCTGCCGCTGATGAAGCGCACGGAAACCATCAGTCTCGACGTGGATTGGCTCTGGCGCAGAGGCGTGCCGGCGGCTTTACAGCGTCTCGCCGTGATGGTGCAACCGGTGAAAGAAATAGGCGAGGTAGTGGGCAGCGCTGGACAGCGCTTGCTCCGCCATCTTACCGCCAACTATCTGGGACAGCCGGAAACTGCAGATAGCGAGGAGCGCGCACTGTTTGCCCGTTCCTGGCCGATCGGCACCACCGCACTCTGGATTGCGATATTACTCACCGGCTATGTGCTAATACACTATATTCTGCCTGGCTAG
- a CDS encoding monovalent cation/H+ antiporter subunit D family protein yields MSAIALAICVPLVTAVGIQLAARWSDNLREAVTLVGAATLAWVVWGMLPDLFAGERPALMLGELMPGVTLAFEVEPLGMLFAALASGLWIINSIYSIGYMRGNKEKKQTRFYTCFALALAATMGIAFAGNLLTLFLFYEMLTLSTFPLVSHKGDEATVKSARVYLSILLCTSIGLLLPAIIWTYHVAGTGDFTAGGILEGNISGADVGLLLALFVFGVGKAAVMPVHRWLPAAMVAPTPVSALLHAVAVVKAGVFTVTKVIVYVFGVDFLFATPSAGWLVYAAAFTIIAASLVALRQQNLKRLLAYSTVAQLSYVVMAAAVLKPLAEIGAAIHMVAHAFGKITLFFAAGAIYTAAKKTELHQLRGIGRRMPWTMAAFTIGALSMIGVPPTGGFVSKWYILAGSFQADNLVAIFTIIISTVLNAAYFLPIIFMAWFVDEPPGGKEHGEAPPLVVLALSLTALLTLGFFFFNGPVIQLEQQLVQEMLR; encoded by the coding sequence ATGAGCGCCATAGCACTGGCCATCTGCGTGCCTCTGGTCACTGCCGTGGGTATACAGTTAGCGGCGCGCTGGTCAGACAACCTGCGAGAGGCAGTCACCCTGGTTGGGGCCGCTACTCTGGCATGGGTAGTCTGGGGGATGTTGCCAGACCTGTTCGCCGGCGAGCGCCCGGCACTGATGCTTGGCGAACTCATGCCGGGAGTCACCCTGGCCTTTGAGGTGGAACCCCTCGGAATGTTGTTTGCCGCCCTGGCCTCTGGGCTGTGGATTATCAATTCGATCTATAGCATCGGCTATATGCGCGGCAACAAAGAGAAGAAACAGACGCGTTTCTATACTTGCTTCGCCCTCGCCCTCGCTGCCACGATGGGCATAGCCTTCGCCGGCAACCTGCTGACATTGTTCCTGTTCTACGAGATGCTCACTTTATCTACCTTCCCTCTCGTATCGCACAAGGGTGACGAGGCGACAGTAAAATCTGCCCGTGTCTATCTGAGCATTCTGCTTTGCACCTCGATCGGCCTGCTGCTTCCGGCAATCATCTGGACATATCACGTAGCCGGTACCGGCGACTTTACCGCTGGCGGTATTCTGGAAGGCAATATCTCGGGTGCTGATGTGGGCCTGCTATTGGCACTGTTTGTGTTCGGCGTTGGCAAGGCCGCAGTGATGCCCGTCCACCGCTGGTTGCCAGCCGCCATGGTGGCGCCAACCCCGGTCAGTGCCTTGTTGCACGCGGTCGCCGTTGTAAAAGCCGGCGTATTCACGGTGACCAAAGTTATCGTTTACGTCTTCGGAGTGGATTTCCTGTTCGCCACACCCAGCGCAGGCTGGCTGGTTTATGCGGCGGCTTTTACCATTATCGCCGCCAGTCTGGTGGCACTGCGCCAACAGAACCTGAAGCGCTTGCTGGCCTACTCCACCGTGGCGCAGTTGTCCTATGTGGTCATGGCCGCTGCGGTACTGAAACCACTGGCAGAAATTGGAGCCGCCATCCACATGGTGGCCCACGCCTTCGGCAAGATCACTCTGTTCTTTGCCGCCGGCGCAATTTACACCGCAGCAAAGAAAACCGAATTGCACCAGTTGCGCGGCATCGGCCGGCGCATGCCCTGGACCATGGCGGCCTTTACCATCGGTGCGCTTAGTATGATCGGCGTGCCACCCACGGGAGGGTTCGTGTCCAAGTGGTATATTCTGGCAGGCTCCTTCCAGGCGGATAATCTGGTCGCCATATTCACCATCATCATCAGTACGGTACTGAATGCGGCCTATTTTCTACCTATCATCTTTATGGCCTGGTTTGTCGATGAGCCGCCAGGGGGCAAGGAGCACGGCGAAGCGCCCCCATTGGTAGTGCTCGCGCTGAGCCTTACGGCCTTACTGACTCTGGGCTTTTTCTTCTTCAACGGGCCGGTTATTCAGCTGGAACAACAGCTGGTGCAGGAGATGCTGCGATGA
- a CDS encoding monovalent cation/H+ antiporter subunit D family protein, translated as MDLTPHLPALQVIVPMLFSPLVLLLKPRGLAWAGATAVALLSFAIALNMAIAVADGAHFKYDMGGWEAPYGIELSVGAFSALLLLIVTGAAAAALLASRPSVDRQIELERQPLFYSAWLLALAGLVGIVVSADAFNIFVFMEISSLASYVLIAGGPDRRALPAVFKYLIMGTIGATFYLIGVGLVYMMTGTLNLADMAARIGGVTDINPLLVAAGFITIGLALKAAVFPLHVWVPNAYAHAPHMVTVFLAACATKVAIYVLIRFDFWVFQANLEQHALQFSLFLMPLALLGILVASAVAVFEGHIKRLLAMSSVAQIGYIVLGASFVTESGLTAASSHMFNHALAKGGLFLAIAGLGYHYRDLSLAQLAGAARNMPWTAAAMVICGFSLIGIPGTAGFISKWLLINAALDEGRLAWVLVAIILVSSLMALAYVWRIIETLYFKTPVDEEAVHGEAPLQLLLVTWLVAIANIFFGLFPQFPLALSSAAAQLLLRQTL; from the coding sequence ATGGATCTAACTCCCCACCTACCGGCTCTGCAGGTCATCGTTCCGATGCTCTTTTCACCGCTGGTTCTTTTGCTAAAACCCCGAGGGCTGGCCTGGGCGGGAGCGACTGCTGTCGCTCTTCTCAGCTTCGCCATTGCCCTGAACATGGCCATCGCCGTCGCTGATGGGGCCCATTTCAAGTACGACATGGGAGGCTGGGAGGCCCCCTATGGCATCGAGCTGTCAGTCGGGGCTTTCAGCGCGCTGCTGTTGCTGATCGTAACCGGTGCCGCCGCGGCCGCCCTGCTCGCGAGCCGGCCAAGTGTAGACCGACAGATAGAACTCGAGCGACAGCCTCTATTTTATTCCGCCTGGCTGCTGGCGCTGGCGGGGCTGGTGGGAATCGTGGTGTCAGCGGACGCGTTCAATATCTTCGTCTTTATGGAAATATCGTCACTGGCTAGCTACGTACTCATTGCCGGCGGGCCGGATCGACGGGCACTTCCCGCCGTCTTCAAATACTTGATCATGGGCACCATCGGCGCCACCTTCTATCTGATCGGTGTGGGCCTTGTCTATATGATGACGGGCACTCTCAATCTGGCTGATATGGCGGCTCGCATCGGTGGCGTCACCGATATCAATCCGCTGTTGGTGGCGGCAGGTTTTATCACCATAGGCCTTGCACTGAAGGCGGCTGTTTTCCCCTTGCACGTATGGGTGCCGAACGCATACGCCCACGCGCCTCACATGGTGACCGTATTCCTGGCTGCCTGCGCTACCAAGGTCGCTATTTACGTGCTCATACGCTTCGATTTCTGGGTGTTCCAGGCCAATCTCGAACAGCATGCCTTGCAGTTCTCCCTGTTTCTGATGCCGCTGGCCTTGCTCGGCATACTGGTAGCCTCGGCAGTGGCAGTATTTGAGGGGCATATCAAGCGCTTGCTCGCAATGTCTTCAGTCGCGCAAATTGGCTATATCGTGCTGGGTGCCAGCTTCGTGACCGAGTCCGGGCTTACTGCGGCCTCTTCGCACATGTTTAACCACGCTTTGGCCAAGGGTGGTTTGTTCCTGGCCATAGCCGGGCTGGGCTATCACTATCGCGATTTAAGTCTTGCCCAACTCGCCGGGGCCGCCCGCAACATGCCCTGGACAGCCGCTGCCATGGTGATCTGTGGTTTCAGCCTGATCGGTATTCCTGGCACTGCGGGCTTCATCAGCAAGTGGCTGCTGATCAATGCAGCCCTCGACGAGGGGCGTTTGGCCTGGGTGCTGGTCGCTATTATCCTGGTCAGTTCGCTGATGGCGCTCGCTTACGTTTGGCGCATCATCGAGACCCTGTACTTTAAAACCCCGGTTGACGAGGAGGCAGTGCATGGAGAAGCCCCCTTACAGTTGCTGCTGGTCACCTGGCTGGTAGCCATCGCCAATATCTTTTTCGGTTTGTTCCCACAGTTTCCGCTGGCCCTGTCATCCGCCGCGGCGCAACTGCTCCTGAGGCAAACACTATGA
- a CDS encoding cation:proton antiporter subunit C, producing MNLLELLGYFNYWVFAIVLTVGLYTVIAKVNLVKKLIGLSIFQSAVFLMYITMDKVEGGTAPIIQKGVENQVFSNPLPQVLILTAIVVGVSTLSLGLAIVVRIYEAYGTIEENEILDAD from the coding sequence ATGAACCTGCTGGAACTACTGGGCTACTTCAACTACTGGGTATTCGCTATCGTGCTCACGGTTGGACTATATACCGTCATCGCCAAGGTTAACCTGGTGAAGAAACTGATTGGCCTGTCGATCTTCCAGTCTGCCGTGTTCCTGATGTATATCACCATGGACAAGGTAGAAGGCGGCACTGCGCCAATTATTCAAAAAGGTGTAGAGAATCAGGTTTTTTCAAATCCCCTGCCACAAGTATTGATCTTGACCGCCATCGTGGTCGGGGTATCTACCCTCTCTCTCGGCTTGGCTATTGTCGTTCGCATTTACGAAGCCTACGGCACCATCGAAGAAAACGAGATTCTGGACGCTGATTGA
- a CDS encoding DUF4040 domain-containing protein, with protein sequence MIIIFALFLLSLLVITALAIVRTKNLFVAVMLTSIFSLLMAANFFILDAADVALTEAAVGAGITTVIFLSALALTVEREKKVRSGRRLAMVVVAILATIMIYATFDKPRLGDPEAPVHQHLAPWYLENTPVLMDFPNVVTAVLGSFRGYDTLGEVFVVFAASIGVLFILGVKPPEGSSYDPEASGLRHHLIPQVVGRLLIPFIVLFGLYVQFHGEYGPGGGFQAGALIASGVILYALLEGEAAALRAVPQSVLMGLVIGGACLYGAVGIVCVLLGGNFLEYSVLASDPAKGQQLGILLIEAGVGMAVCGALLTIFHAFAARPMRS encoded by the coding sequence ATGATCATCATCTTCGCACTGTTTTTACTATCCCTGTTGGTTATCACCGCGCTGGCTATTGTTCGCACCAAGAATCTGTTCGTCGCGGTCATGCTGACTTCGATTTTCAGTCTATTGATGGCCGCCAACTTCTTTATTCTCGACGCGGCCGACGTGGCGCTTACTGAAGCCGCTGTCGGCGCCGGGATCACCACGGTGATTTTTCTCTCTGCGCTGGCGCTCACTGTCGAGCGGGAAAAAAAGGTGCGATCCGGTCGGCGGCTGGCCATGGTAGTGGTGGCAATATTGGCCACCATCATGATTTACGCGACATTCGATAAGCCTCGCCTGGGTGACCCGGAGGCGCCGGTGCACCAACATCTGGCCCCCTGGTACCTCGAGAACACTCCCGTGCTAATGGATTTCCCTAACGTGGTGACTGCCGTGCTGGGTAGCTTCCGTGGGTATGACACGCTTGGGGAGGTATTTGTCGTCTTTGCAGCCAGTATCGGCGTACTGTTTATTCTCGGCGTCAAGCCACCGGAGGGCAGTTCCTACGATCCTGAGGCCTCGGGTTTGCGGCACCACCTGATACCGCAGGTGGTAGGACGATTGCTCATACCCTTTATTGTACTGTTCGGCCTCTATGTTCAATTTCACGGCGAGTATGGACCTGGAGGGGGGTTCCAGGCAGGCGCTCTGATCGCCTCCGGCGTCATTTTGTACGCTCTTCTCGAAGGAGAAGCAGCAGCCCTTCGAGCAGTGCCCCAGTCTGTACTCATGGGCCTGGTAATTGGCGGCGCCTGCCTCTATGGCGCGGTGGGCATTGTGTGCGTTCTGCTGGGCGGCAATTTTCTGGAATACTCGGTATTGGCATCCGACCCTGCCAAAGGGCAACAACTGGGCATACTGCTAATTGAGGCTGGTGTGGGGATGGCAGTCTGTGGCGCCCTCCTCACCATCTTCCACGCTTTCGCCGCGAGGCCAATGCGCTCATGA
- the mnhG gene encoding monovalent cation/H(+) antiporter subunit G, whose translation MIDLALDIVSWFLLCGGAVFVVIGGIGALRLPDFYTRLHAASLTETMATIMIFIGMILQAGFTLAALKLGAIMLFLLLTGPTASYALANAALQAGMRPTATQRENDTP comes from the coding sequence TTGATTGACCTGGCCCTGGATATCGTTAGCTGGTTCCTGCTCTGCGGGGGCGCTGTCTTCGTCGTGATCGGCGGCATCGGCGCGCTGCGGTTACCGGATTTCTATACTCGGTTGCACGCCGCTAGCCTGACTGAAACCATGGCCACTATCATGATATTTATAGGTATGATTCTTCAGGCCGGCTTTACTCTGGCTGCGCTCAAGCTTGGTGCCATTATGCTGTTCCTGCTCCTCACCGGCCCCACAGCCAGCTACGCTCTGGCAAACGCGGCACTGCAAGCGGGAATGCGCCCCACCGCCACACAGCGCGAGAACGACACGCCATGA
- a CDS encoding monovalent cation/H+ antiporter complex subunit F gives MYIAVSLAILVTMVLALVRALRGPTVYDRVLAVNMFGTKTVLLLSVIAFLMGRPDFLDLALAYALINLVGVLAVLEFSQKKPRATDVKDLD, from the coding sequence ATGTATATCGCTGTCTCCCTGGCTATCCTGGTGACCATGGTGCTCGCGTTAGTCCGCGCCTTGCGCGGGCCGACTGTTTACGACCGGGTGCTGGCGGTAAATATGTTCGGCACCAAAACCGTATTGCTACTGTCGGTCATCGCGTTCCTGATGGGGCGACCGGACTTCCTCGACCTGGCACTGGCCTATGCGCTGATCAACCTGGTAGGTGTACTGGCGGTTCTCGAATTCAGTCAGAAGAAACCTCGCGCAACGGATGTAAAAGATCTTGATTGA
- a CDS encoding Na+/H+ antiporter subunit E, protein MNTDYSAKSSQLAGFMAILFTCWLLWSGLYKPLLIGLGVFSSLLSLWLAQRMGFFRHAMPVRSLVRLPALWWWVLGEVIQSSIEVARVVLSPSLPIEPELVELTTQEKTDSGKVILGNSITLSPGTVTIDVDEDRLLVHCLTSASAAGLKSGEAERRTARLRLD, encoded by the coding sequence ATGAACACAGATTACAGCGCCAAATCATCGCAGCTGGCGGGCTTCATGGCGATTTTGTTCACCTGTTGGCTGCTATGGTCCGGCCTCTACAAGCCTTTACTGATCGGGCTGGGCGTTTTTTCAAGCCTGCTGAGTCTTTGGCTCGCCCAGCGCATGGGTTTCTTTCGCCATGCAATGCCGGTGCGCTCGCTAGTGCGGCTACCTGCACTTTGGTGGTGGGTGCTCGGTGAAGTTATCCAGTCCAGTATAGAAGTCGCACGCGTCGTGCTGTCTCCGTCGCTGCCGATCGAGCCCGAGTTGGTCGAACTCACCACTCAAGAAAAAACCGACTCCGGCAAAGTCATACTGGGCAATTCCATTACCCTTTCGCCAGGGACTGTGACCATCGACGTAGATGAAGATCGATTGTTGGTGCACTGCCTAACCAGCGCGAGCGCGGCCGGGCTTAAGAGCGGCGAAGCGGAACGACGCACTGCCAGGCTGAGGTTGGACTGA
- a CDS encoding Rap1a/Tai family immunity protein, which translates to MSELINARPSSRVAFLLPLLLAMSFANSSRALEVLTVHELVAHCTFLQSDPEGADGQYCTRYIQGFIDGAVETDARIAKEVVTGSADSLTERAKRTRMPRRDMYDRPGSLAGFCLGDPLPLRQVVDTVVNDLVVLDIDETAESPARIAVDDSLRQHYPCSE; encoded by the coding sequence ATGTCCGAATTGATTAACGCCAGACCCTCCAGCCGGGTGGCATTTTTATTGCCCCTCCTCCTGGCTATGAGCTTTGCCAACAGCAGCCGTGCACTGGAAGTACTGACAGTTCACGAACTGGTTGCTCACTGTACGTTTTTGCAGTCCGATCCCGAGGGAGCTGATGGGCAGTACTGCACACGCTACATCCAGGGCTTTATCGATGGCGCTGTCGAGACAGACGCACGTATCGCCAAAGAAGTCGTCACCGGGAGTGCTGACTCCCTGACAGAGCGAGCGAAGCGTACCCGCATGCCACGGCGTGACATGTATGACCGTCCAGGCAGCCTGGCGGGATTCTGCCTCGGTGACCCGCTGCCATTGCGCCAGGTGGTCGATACTGTCGTCAATGACCTGGTCGTTCTCGACATAGATGAAACTGCCGAGTCTCCAGCGCGTATTGCGGTCGACGATTCGCTGCGCCAGCATTACCCCTGCTCAGAGTAA
- a CDS encoding DsbA family protein, which yields MDQRYPLRMPTLFHIHDPMCSWCWGYRNTWDQLRLHLDSEIDVVNVLGGLAPDTDAPMPLAQQHTIASYWKDVAAATGAQFNFDFWRLCKPRRSTFPACRAVLAASNQNAEQPMIDAVQQAYYLRAMNPSNNDTLVVLAGELGLDVDLFAAELLSAETESKLQMELSLRRELGVNSFPSLVLKVDDALYPIPVDYREHRPALAAIDSFLGMARR from the coding sequence ATGGATCAACGTTACCCTCTCCGCATGCCGACCTTGTTTCATATCCACGATCCCATGTGCAGCTGGTGCTGGGGTTATCGCAATACCTGGGACCAGCTGCGGCTCCACCTTGATTCAGAGATTGATGTTGTTAATGTGCTTGGAGGTCTTGCGCCGGACACGGACGCACCGATGCCGCTGGCACAGCAGCACACGATCGCGAGTTACTGGAAAGACGTCGCCGCAGCGACAGGCGCGCAATTCAATTTTGATTTCTGGAGACTTTGTAAGCCACGCAGGTCAACTTTCCCTGCATGCCGGGCTGTGCTTGCCGCGTCCAATCAGAACGCTGAGCAGCCGATGATCGATGCTGTTCAGCAAGCTTATTATCTAAGGGCCATGAATCCCTCAAATAACGACACCCTGGTCGTTCTCGCAGGCGAACTCGGGCTTGATGTTGATCTGTTTGCCGCAGAGCTACTTAGCGCAGAAACAGAGAGCAAGCTGCAAATGGAGCTATCGCTGCGGCGTGAGCTTGGGGTGAATTCTTTTCCATCTCTCGTTTTGAAAGTGGACGACGCCTTGTATCCCATCCCTGTCGATTACCGTGAGCACCGCCCTGCCCTTGCCGCCATTGATTCATTCCTGGGGATGGCAAGGCGCTAA